One window of Candidatus Methylomirabilis tolerans genomic DNA carries:
- a CDS encoding YbjQ family protein: protein MAPVFAVIFVVITLFGLAWPFLHTYRMKRRRINLDKEIQIYQNRITIVTSDSISGRVTEQVLGSIMGTSHIPAANDEEQKLADREAMHSLIKQAYQMGANAIIGLNMATESFEFTDPKKFLVFPAVTWTATKVIYTGTAVKVGSPDPPGKGSI from the coding sequence ATGGCCCCTGTATTCGCTGTGATCTTTGTCGTGATAACTTTATTTGGTTTAGCGTGGCCCTTTCTCCACACGTATCGAATGAAGAGGAGAAGAATCAATCTGGATAAGGAGATCCAGATTTATCAGAATCGGATCACTATAGTTACCTCGGATTCCATCTCGGGACGGGTAACGGAACAGGTGCTGGGTTCCATCATGGGAACGTCGCACATACCTGCGGCGAACGATGAGGAGCAGAAACTGGCCGACCGGGAGGCGATGCACAGTCTGATCAAGCAAGCGTACCAAATGGGGGCTAATGCAATTATTGGTCTGAATATGGCTACAGAAAGTTTTGAGTTTACAGATCCGAAAAAATTCCTCGTCTTCCCCGCTGTCACGTGGACGGCCACGAAAGTGATATATACGGGAACGGCTGTCAAGGTGGGCTCTCCGGATCCCCCGGGAAAGGGATCAATCTGA
- a CDS encoding methyltransferase domain-containing protein, with protein MGPKKAGYVPALGWDSLTPLYDPLVRLTTRERSFKSRLLDEAAIGEASRILDVGCGTGTLLLSARHRAPSLLAIGLDGDMNILDIARSKARRQVEEITLVQAFCFDIPFADGAFDRVLSSLMLHHLTRSEKVRTLKEIFRVLRPGGELHVADWGRPHNLLMRALVFSVQLGDSFARTVDNVKGRLPTLFRDAGFEDVSETARFATLFGTLSLYRARKPPTAAARRHAGSFSAHSLTGV; from the coding sequence ATGGGTCCTAAGAAGGCAGGGTATGTCCCGGCGCTCGGCTGGGATTCCCTCACCCCGCTCTATGATCCCCTCGTTCGCCTGACCACGCGCGAGAGGAGCTTCAAAAGTCGTCTCCTGGATGAAGCAGCCATCGGCGAAGCGTCTCGGATTCTGGACGTGGGGTGCGGCACGGGAACGCTGCTCCTATCGGCGAGGCACAGGGCACCATCTCTGTTGGCTATCGGCCTGGATGGTGATATGAACATCCTGGACATTGCGAGGTCGAAGGCTCGCAGGCAGGTCGAGGAAATCACGCTGGTTCAGGCATTCTGTTTTGATATTCCGTTTGCCGATGGGGCGTTCGACCGAGTCCTTTCAAGCCTGATGTTGCATCATCTGACACGATCCGAAAAGGTCAGAACGTTGAAGGAGATCTTTCGCGTCCTGCGTCCGGGGGGGGAGCTACACGTCGCCGACTGGGGACGACCTCACAACCTGCTGATGCGCGCATTGGTTTTTTCTGTGCAGCTCGGCGACAGTTTCGCCAGGACTGTTGACAACGTGAAAGGGCGTCTACCTACACTCTTCCGAGACGCCGGGTTTGAGGACGTATCGGAAACAGCTCGGTTTGCGACGCTATTCGGCACGTTGTCATTATACAGGGCGCGTAAGCCGCCCACGGCTGCCGCACGGCGACACGCAGGCAGTTTCTCTGCGCACTCGCTAACCGGCGTATGA
- a CDS encoding sulfide/dihydroorotate dehydrogenase-like FAD/NAD-binding protein, with amino-acid sequence MDHFDWDDAFIVRSEAEYQLHYCQHGLAEKETTLRGKYHQDFSILEKRELCPNTYYFKVNAPLLAKKIQAGQFIIMRPNYDSERIPLSIAGWDREKGYIEIVIMAAGRTSTEATQKSVGDSFHDVVGPLGQRSHVAKYEGACVVLGGGYGTGAVIPTARDLRALGNKVYGVVGARTKDLLILVDELKAVCDEVFVTTNDGSVGIQGFVTHALEQIMAQEKVSMALAVGPVPMMMAVAKMTEGKGVETWVSLNAIMVDGTGMCGACRVTVGGKTRFACYHGPDFNAHQVNFDELIKRQRMFVEQEKIAFEAMQR; translated from the coding sequence ATGGATCACTTCGATTGGGATGACGCCTTTATTGTCCGCAGCGAAGCCGAATATCAGCTACATTACTGCCAGCACGGCCTGGCTGAGAAGGAGACCACGCTCAGGGGCAAATACCACCAGGATTTTTCGATCCTCGAAAAGCGGGAACTGTGCCCCAACACCTACTACTTCAAGGTGAACGCACCGCTTCTGGCTAAGAAGATACAAGCCGGACAGTTCATCATCATGCGTCCCAATTACGACAGCGAGCGCATTCCGCTCTCCATCGCCGGATGGGACAGAGAGAAGGGATACATCGAGATCGTCATCATGGCTGCGGGCAGGACGTCCACTGAAGCTACGCAGAAGAGCGTGGGCGACAGCTTTCATGACGTTGTCGGGCCGCTGGGTCAACGTTCCCACGTCGCCAAATACGAGGGCGCCTGTGTGGTGCTCGGAGGCGGCTACGGCACCGGCGCCGTCATCCCCACGGCGCGGGATTTGAGGGCGCTTGGCAACAAGGTCTACGGCGTGGTGGGCGCCCGCACGAAGGACCTGTTAATCCTGGTTGACGAGCTCAAAGCGGTGTGCGATGAGGTGTTCGTCACCACCAATGACGGCTCGGTCGGGATTCAAGGTTTTGTCACCCATGCACTGGAACAGATTATGGCGCAGGAGAAGGTGTCCATGGCATTGGCGGTCGGTCCCGTGCCGATGATGATGGCCGTTGCGAAGATGACAGAGGGAAAAGGGGTCGAGACGTGGGTGTCGTTGAATGCCATCATGGTGGACGGCACCGGCATGTGTGGCGCCTGCCGGGTCACAGTGGGCGGAAAGACCAGATTCGCCTGCTACCATGGACCCGATTTCAACGCCCACCAAGTGAACTTCGATGAGCTGATAAAGCGCCAGCGGATGTTTGTCGAGCAAGAAAAGATCGCCTTCGAGGCGATGCAGCGATAA